In the genome of Pieris rapae chromosome 6, ilPieRapa1.1, whole genome shotgun sequence, one region contains:
- the LOC110996930 gene encoding protein TIS11: MSTAIMHQSALYDFGDLFLKNQSRPVQTMNSALGPVGATTVTSSVSWEQHPALARAASVPAQRTLVGILNSLGHRRLERTTSDPAPPPPATSRYKTELCRPFEEAGVCKYGDKCQFAHGIRELRNLQRHPKYKTELCRTFHSVGFCPYGPRCHFVHNADEARPRESSSSGGSVASLSSGGSLASYMSDGSRSPRSPHSPLAPQSPLTPQSPPAISPPASAFAFRRAQSPEPEEERLPVFNRLSSAFGDLVIA, from the coding sequence AACCAGTCTCGACCAGTGCAGACAATGAACAGCGCGCTGGGGCCCGTTGGTGCTACAACTGTCACCAGCAGCGTTAGCTGGGAACAACATCCAGCTCTCGCGCGGGCTGCATCTGTTCCAGCTCAAAGAACCCTCGTCGGCATTCTGAACAGTCTTGGCCACCGCCGCCTGGAGCGTACTACTAGTGACCCAGCTCCACCGCCTCCAGCCACCAGCAGATACAAGACGGAACTGTGCCGACCCTTCGAGGAAGCCGGTGTGTGCAAATATGGAGACAAATGTCAATTCGCGCATGGGATCCGTGAGCTCCGCAATCTTCAACGCCACCCTAAATACAAGACCGAGCTGTGCCGTACCTTCCACTCTGTAGGATTCTGTCCTTATGGTCCACGATGCCACTTCGTCCATAACGCTGACGAGGCAAGACCCCGGGAATCATCATCATCTGGTGGATCTGTAGCGTCGCTGTCTTCTGGGGGCTCGCTTGCGTCTTACATGAGTGACGGATCTCGCTCTCCCAGATCACCTCATTCACCGCTGGCACCGCAGTCTCCGTTGACTCCTCAGTCACCGCCAGCTATATCTCCGCCAGCATCGGCGTTTGCGTTCCGCCGTGCCCAGTCCCCGGAACCCGAGGAAGAGCGACTCCCCGTATTCAACCGCTTGTCGTCGGCATTCGGAGATCTTGTGATCGCCTAG